A single region of the Gemmatimonadota bacterium genome encodes:
- the hprK gene encoding HPr(Ser) kinase/phosphatase, with product MKPLTVEDLLFAKREPLALELLTPDCPLDVPIESPTIGNPGLVLTGFVERFTPGRILVFGETEMAYLGSLAAAEHARALDTFFALPVPAAVVTKALDVPQGMVEAAVRHRRTLLRSALKTGDLYRRLNAFLEDHFAPSTTMHGSMADVYGVGLLVVGPSGIGKSECVLDLVERGHRLVADDLVHIKRPAPGVLIGRGHELQRHHMEIRGVGIIDIPALFGIRGIRQQKRIEVVVQLEEWSDEAEYDRTGLGAEESEILDVAVPKVRIPLNPGKNITVISEVVAMNHLLKYSGVHSAELFDQRLRAALGAQVVGEESERLKEAMRPVREYLEGDYE from the coding sequence ATGAAGCCGCTGACGGTAGAAGACCTCCTCTTCGCGAAGCGCGAGCCGCTCGCGCTGGAGTTGCTGACCCCGGATTGCCCGCTCGACGTCCCCATCGAGTCGCCGACCATCGGGAATCCGGGGCTGGTCCTGACCGGCTTCGTGGAGCGCTTCACGCCGGGTCGGATCCTGGTCTTCGGCGAGACGGAAATGGCCTACCTCGGCTCGCTGGCGGCCGCCGAGCACGCCCGCGCGCTCGACACCTTCTTTGCTCTGCCCGTGCCGGCCGCGGTCGTGACCAAGGCCCTCGACGTGCCGCAGGGCATGGTGGAGGCCGCCGTGCGCCACCGACGCACGTTGCTGCGGTCCGCCTTGAAGACGGGCGACCTCTACCGGCGCCTGAACGCGTTCCTGGAGGATCATTTCGCGCCGTCGACGACCATGCACGGCTCGATGGCCGACGTGTACGGAGTGGGGCTCCTTGTCGTGGGCCCTAGCGGCATCGGCAAGAGCGAGTGCGTGCTGGATCTGGTCGAGCGTGGCCATCGCTTGGTTGCCGACGACCTGGTGCACATCAAACGCCCCGCGCCAGGCGTGCTCATCGGGCGCGGCCACGAGTTGCAGCGACACCACATGGAGATCCGCGGGGTCGGCATCATCGACATCCCCGCCCTGTTCGGAATCCGAGGAATCCGACAACAAAAGCGGATCGAGGTGGTGGTGCAGCTGGAAGAGTGGAGTGACGAGGCCGAGTACGATCGGACCGGGCTGGGCGCGGAGGAATCGGAGATCCTGGACGTGGCGGTCCCCAAGGTCCGGATTCCCCTCAACCCGGGCAAGAACATCACCGTGATCTCCGAAGTCGTCGCCATGAACCACCTTCTCAAGTACTCGGGGGTACATTCCGCGGAGCTGTTCGATCAGCGGCTGCGGGCGGCGCTCGGAGCCCAGGTGGTGGGGGAGGAGAGCGAACGCCTCAAGGAGGCGATGCGGCCGGTGCGGGAGTACCTGGAGGGCGATTATGAGTGA
- a CDS encoding glycosyltransferase family 4 protein, whose product MVFNWQDLANPLSGGAEVHLHETFGRLAQRGHEVHVVASGWPGAAARATANGMLIHRVGGRFSYALKAPRYYRRQLATDRFDVIVEDLNKVPLFAPIWAREPVVLLVHHLFGGSAFGEAPFPVAAATWLLERPIPRIYRGVPTQVVSPSTAADLERRGFTSSDLVVIPNGVDLDRFSPAPPEQRYGEPTLLFMGRLRPYKGVDLLLRALDRLRRAGVPARAVIAGRGDDEDRLKREASRLGLVAAVEFAGFVDEDRKLELLRRSWVHVLPSEKEGWGLTVLEAGACATPSVVSDSPGLRDSVLEGESGLRVPHGDVGALSGALQRLIEDARLREALGEGARSFAVDHGWDRAAERTERHLALHARKVTE is encoded by the coding sequence CTGGTCTTCAATTGGCAGGATCTCGCGAACCCGCTCTCGGGCGGCGCGGAGGTCCACCTCCACGAGACCTTCGGCCGGCTGGCGCAACGCGGACACGAGGTGCACGTGGTGGCGTCCGGGTGGCCCGGCGCGGCGGCGCGGGCGACGGCGAACGGGATGCTGATCCACCGCGTGGGTGGCCGCTTTTCGTACGCGCTGAAGGCGCCGCGGTACTACAGGCGGCAGTTGGCCACGGACCGGTTCGACGTGATCGTCGAAGACCTGAACAAGGTGCCGCTGTTCGCGCCGATCTGGGCCAGGGAGCCGGTCGTCCTGCTGGTGCACCACCTGTTCGGGGGCAGCGCCTTCGGCGAGGCTCCGTTTCCCGTCGCGGCGGCCACATGGCTTCTGGAACGGCCCATCCCGAGGATCTACCGGGGCGTGCCTACGCAGGTAGTGTCGCCCAGCACCGCTGCCGATCTGGAGCGACGCGGATTCACTTCCTCGGATCTGGTGGTGATCCCGAACGGCGTCGACCTGGACCGATTCTCGCCGGCACCGCCCGAGCAGCGCTACGGCGAGCCGACGCTGCTCTTCATGGGCAGGCTGCGGCCCTACAAGGGAGTCGACCTGTTGCTGCGCGCGCTGGATCGGCTGCGGCGCGCTGGCGTTCCGGCGCGGGCGGTGATCGCGGGTCGCGGCGACGACGAGGACAGGTTGAAGCGGGAGGCGTCCCGGCTGGGCTTGGTGGCGGCCGTGGAATTCGCCGGTTTCGTGGACGAGGATCGCAAGCTGGAGTTGCTGCGCCGCTCGTGGGTCCACGTCTTGCCCTCGGAGAAAGAGGGGTGGGGCCTGACCGTGCTCGAGGCGGGCGCCTGCGCGACGCCGTCGGTGGTGAGCGATTCGCCCGGCCTGCGGGACTCGGTTCTGGAGGGAGAGTCGGGCCTGCGCGTTCCGCACGGTGACGTCGGGGCGCTGTCCGGGGCGCTGCAAAGGCTCATCGAGGATGCGCGGCTGCGGGAAGCGCTCGGTGAGGGCGCGAGATCGTTCGCGGTAGACCATGGGTGGGATCGTGCCGCGGAGCGAACGGAACGCCATCTTGCACTCCACGCGAGAAAGGTGACTGAATGA
- the ribD gene encoding bifunctional diaminohydroxyphosphoribosylaminopyrimidine deaminase/5-amino-6-(5-phosphoribosylamino)uracil reductase RibD: protein MSAHLVDRDTSARLMARALELAERGWGRVQPNPMVGAVLAQEGEVVGEGWHAEFGGPHAEIAALEAAGERARGATMYVSLEPCAHDGKTPPCTRAILSAGVSALVYGANDPHPRAAGGAALLRAAGLVVQGPVAAPEVRAQNAAFFHAFGSDRPFVALKLAVSLDGRLGRPGEETPVTGAEARAAVHTLRAGYGAIVVGSGTALADDPELTARGDVVPAAPPVRAVLASRCALDPSAKLFASGAPGSAWVFCAPDADPTLRRGLEERGARVVPVAAGDDGLNLRAVLTALGEHPVQSVLFEGGGRVAGSLLAADLVDRLHLFVAPRIFGPDGVPAVAGPGLPLTDPGGTGRGWRVTGLRPRGSDVEIVWDRVRGEG from the coding sequence TTGAGCGCGCACTTGGTCGACCGGGACACGTCGGCGCGCCTCATGGCGCGCGCTCTCGAGCTGGCGGAGCGGGGTTGGGGGCGGGTCCAACCGAACCCCATGGTGGGAGCCGTGCTGGCGCAGGAAGGGGAGGTCGTGGGCGAAGGTTGGCACGCCGAGTTCGGCGGCCCGCACGCGGAGATCGCGGCCCTCGAGGCCGCCGGGGAGCGCGCCCGGGGAGCGACCATGTACGTCTCCTTGGAGCCGTGCGCTCACGACGGCAAGACGCCTCCGTGCACGCGCGCCATCCTGTCGGCGGGGGTGTCGGCGCTGGTCTACGGGGCGAACGACCCGCACCCGCGCGCCGCGGGAGGCGCGGCGCTTCTCCGCGCAGCCGGGCTGGTTGTCCAGGGGCCGGTGGCCGCGCCCGAAGTCCGAGCCCAGAACGCGGCCTTTTTCCACGCTTTCGGCTCGGACCGGCCGTTCGTCGCGTTGAAGCTGGCGGTGTCGCTCGACGGACGCCTGGGTCGGCCGGGTGAGGAAACTCCCGTCACCGGCGCGGAGGCGCGCGCGGCGGTGCACACGCTGCGGGCTGGATACGGGGCCATCGTGGTCGGATCCGGGACCGCCCTCGCGGATGACCCGGAGCTGACCGCGCGCGGGGACGTCGTCCCGGCGGCCCCGCCGGTGCGCGCCGTGTTGGCCAGCCGCTGCGCGCTCGACCCGTCGGCGAAGCTGTTCGCGTCGGGCGCGCCCGGCAGCGCGTGGGTGTTCTGCGCCCCCGACGCCGACCCCACGCTGCGGCGGGGACTGGAAGAGAGGGGCGCCCGCGTCGTCCCCGTGGCCGCGGGCGACGACGGCCTGAATCTGAGGGCGGTCCTCACGGCGCTCGGCGAGCACCCGGTCCAGTCGGTCCTCTTCGAGGGGGGCGGACGCGTCGCCGGCTCGCTGCTCGCGGCGGACCTGGTCGACCGCCTGCACCTGTTCGTCGCACCCCGGATCTTCGGGCCCGACGGCGTACCCGCGGTCGCCGGACCCGGGCTCCCCCTTACGGACCCGGGCGGAACCGGCCGTGGCTGGCGGGTTACCGGCCTGCGCCCGCGCGGCTCGGACGTGGAGATCGTGTGGGACCGCGTCCGAGGGGAGGGCTGA
- the nusB gene encoding transcription antitermination factor NusB, whose product MANLDRSRARGWALQALYAADLRGEDRPSAVLDDFLRSRRVGPSRRPYLRWLVETVEEHRDDLDERIRGALTNWRLERLSAIDRNVLRIGAAELEHAADVPPRVAIQEAIRLAERYGTSESARFVNGVMDALYRGAGDRDGPPPRENTA is encoded by the coding sequence ATGGCCAACCTGGACCGTAGCCGCGCCCGCGGCTGGGCGCTGCAGGCGCTCTACGCGGCCGATCTCAGGGGTGAGGACCGGCCGTCCGCGGTACTCGACGACTTCCTGCGGTCGCGCCGGGTGGGGCCGTCCCGGCGGCCATATCTGCGCTGGCTGGTGGAGACGGTCGAGGAGCATCGAGACGACCTGGACGAGAGGATCCGCGGAGCGCTCACGAACTGGCGCCTGGAGCGGCTGTCGGCCATCGACCGCAACGTGCTCCGAATCGGCGCGGCGGAGCTCGAGCACGCGGCCGACGTGCCGCCGCGGGTGGCCATTCAGGAAGCGATTCGCCTGGCCGAGCGGTACGGCACCTCGGAGAGCGCGCGCTTCGTGAACGGAGTGATGGACGCGCTCTATCGGGGGGCGGGCGATCGCGACGGGCCTCCGCCCAGGGAGAACACCGCCTGA
- a CDS encoding riboflavin synthase has protein sequence MFTGIVEEVGVVADVQAVGDGRRFRLEAAGVLEDLRMGDSVAVDGVCLTATEIDAGVFTVEATPTTLARTTMGEFAVGRGVNLERALAASARLGGHFVQGHVDGVGRVRAIAPGEEQSLLDIELPDEVARVTVERGSLAVDGVSMTVAAMPEPAVARLAVISYTWSHTNFARLRPGSAVNLEADLIGRYVAKHLESMGEPVSRTPPGV, from the coding sequence ATGTTCACAGGCATCGTGGAGGAGGTCGGCGTCGTCGCGGACGTGCAGGCCGTGGGGGACGGGCGTCGCTTCAGGCTCGAGGCGGCGGGCGTTCTCGAGGACCTGCGCATGGGCGACTCGGTGGCGGTCGACGGCGTGTGCCTGACCGCCACCGAGATCGACGCCGGGGTTTTCACGGTGGAGGCGACCCCCACCACCCTGGCGAGAACCACGATGGGGGAGTTCGCCGTCGGGCGCGGGGTGAACCTGGAGCGTGCGCTGGCCGCGTCAGCCCGCCTGGGAGGCCATTTCGTGCAGGGACACGTCGATGGCGTGGGGCGGGTGCGGGCGATCGCCCCCGGGGAGGAGCAGAGCCTGCTCGACATAGAGCTGCCCGATGAGGTGGCTCGCGTGACCGTTGAGAGGGGCTCTCTGGCCGTGGATGGGGTAAGCATGACCGTGGCCGCCATGCCGGAGCCGGCGGTCGCGCGTCTCGCGGTGATTTCGTACACTTGGAGTCACACCAACTTCGCCCGGCTCCGACCCGGATCGGCGGTCAACCTGGAGGCGGACCTGATCGGGCGGTACGTGGCGAAGCACCTGGAGTCGATGGGCGAGCCCGTGTCTCGGACGCCTCCGGGCGTCTGA
- a CDS encoding PTS sugar transporter subunit IIC, with protein MDELPTWAVLAAVGGIVGVDATSVGQFMISRPLVAATLGGWVFGRPAEGLVLGIALELFELCILPVGATRTPEGGTGALAAGAAYAVAGPVGFAAVPIALAVAFGLLAERLAGETVTALRRLNARLVGERALTAIRSSSALTARHTAAIGLDFLRGAVVSTAAALVGAWVLASLPAAGDEVGRAASSILGLALPAMAGAGAAVLAGGARVTPFLVGLAAGVGLWVVL; from the coding sequence ATGGATGAGCTTCCCACCTGGGCCGTGCTGGCGGCGGTGGGAGGCATCGTGGGGGTGGACGCCACCTCCGTCGGGCAATTCATGATTTCCCGTCCGCTGGTCGCCGCCACGCTTGGTGGCTGGGTGTTCGGGCGGCCCGCGGAGGGACTGGTGCTGGGGATCGCGCTCGAGCTCTTCGAGCTGTGCATCCTTCCGGTCGGGGCCACCCGCACGCCGGAGGGAGGCACCGGGGCCCTGGCGGCCGGAGCGGCGTACGCCGTGGCCGGACCGGTGGGGTTTGCGGCGGTCCCCATCGCCCTCGCCGTCGCCTTCGGCCTGTTGGCGGAGCGCTTGGCGGGGGAGACGGTCACGGCGCTACGCCGATTGAATGCTCGCCTGGTAGGCGAGCGGGCGCTGACGGCGATCAGGTCCTCGAGCGCGCTCACCGCGCGCCACACGGCTGCCATCGGCCTGGACTTCCTGCGGGGGGCGGTGGTGTCGACCGCGGCGGCGCTGGTGGGCGCCTGGGTGCTGGCCAGCCTGCCGGCGGCGGGTGACGAAGTGGGCCGGGCGGCGTCTTCCATTCTTGGTCTGGCGCTGCCGGCGATGGCGGGAGCCGGCGCGGCGGTGCTCGCGGGAGGGGCGCGCGTGACGCCGTTCCTCGTGGGGCTCGCCGCTGGCGTGGGCCTCTGGGTGGTCCTGTGA
- a CDS encoding HPF/RaiA family ribosome-associated protein, which produces MKVSVAMRHGELSEELRDLTERRAQRLARFEARLGGVTITFDEDRDRKRAEVRAGVEGDSPVVARAGGPTHRTALDRALDRAIRQLKRQRERRRDLQREAPDIEVSDSELPASS; this is translated from the coding sequence ATGAAGGTCAGCGTAGCGATGCGTCACGGCGAGCTCTCGGAGGAGCTGCGTGACCTGACGGAGCGGCGCGCGCAAAGACTCGCGCGCTTCGAGGCACGGCTCGGCGGGGTCACGATCACTTTCGACGAGGACCGCGACCGAAAGCGCGCCGAGGTCAGAGCGGGCGTAGAGGGTGATTCTCCCGTGGTGGCCCGCGCGGGCGGGCCGACGCACCGGACGGCACTCGACAGGGCCCTGGACAGGGCGATCCGGCAGCTGAAGCGCCAGCGCGAGCGGAGGCGGGATCTCCAGAGGGAGGCCCCGGATATCGAGGTTTCAGACTCCGAACTCCCCGCATCTTCCTGA
- the ribH gene encoding 6,7-dimethyl-8-ribityllumazine synthase — MPRFDNIVVAILVSRFHEEITEPLLQGALETVREAGLGEENVHVFHVAGAWELPMAGRRAAATGRYDALVALGCVVRGETPHFDYVAGEAARGLARVALEQGVPVGFGLLTTDDEEQARARSVAGPGNKGREAALAALESVLTLRAIDNGQPGP; from the coding sequence GTGCCCCGGTTCGATAACATCGTCGTGGCGATTCTGGTAAGTCGTTTTCACGAAGAGATTACGGAGCCACTACTTCAGGGAGCACTCGAAACCGTCCGGGAGGCCGGCCTGGGCGAGGAGAACGTGCACGTCTTCCACGTGGCCGGGGCCTGGGAATTGCCAATGGCGGGTCGGCGCGCGGCTGCCACCGGACGCTACGACGCCCTCGTGGCCCTGGGATGCGTCGTGCGCGGAGAGACTCCGCACTTCGACTACGTCGCCGGAGAGGCGGCGCGGGGGCTCGCGCGCGTCGCGCTGGAGCAGGGCGTGCCGGTGGGCTTCGGTCTGCTCACGACGGACGACGAGGAGCAAGCCAGAGCACGCTCGGTCGCCGGCCCGGGCAACAAGGGTCGGGAGGCCGCGCTGGCGGCGCTGGAGTCGGTGTTGACCCTGCGAGCGATCGACAATGGCCAACCTGGACCGTAG
- a CDS encoding bifunctional 3,4-dihydroxy-2-butanone-4-phosphate synthase/GTP cyclohydrolase II — protein sequence MPFDKVEDAIRAIREGGLVIVADDEDRENEGDLVCAGSKITPELVNFMASHGRGLICVAITEDQANGLELRPMADRNQDRRGTAFTVSVDAHPRFGVSTGISAFDRATTIRLLADRGSLPGDFIRPGHVFPLRAVPGGVLRRVGQTEASVDLARLAGLEPAGVICEILNEDGTMARRPQLEEFAQRHEIPFITVATIVAYRLRTERLVQRVAEAELPTPYGDFRVIAYENQIDHGEHVALVRGDIEGAQDVLVRMHSECLTGDVFHSRRCDCGEQLRAALRRIDEQGAGAVVYLRQEGRGIGLGNKIRAYSLQDQGSDTVEANEELGFKADLRDYGIGAQILRDLGLSSIRLLTNNPRKIVGLDGYALEVTGRESLSVEPSEHNRKYLNTKIEKLGHLLRVGEGS from the coding sequence ATGCCGTTCGATAAGGTCGAGGACGCCATCCGCGCGATCCGCGAGGGTGGACTCGTCATCGTCGCCGACGACGAGGATCGCGAAAACGAGGGAGACCTCGTGTGCGCGGGCTCGAAGATCACGCCCGAACTGGTCAACTTCATGGCCTCGCACGGGCGCGGCCTCATATGCGTCGCCATCACCGAGGACCAGGCCAACGGGCTAGAGCTGCGGCCGATGGCCGACCGCAACCAGGACCGACGCGGCACCGCCTTCACGGTGTCGGTCGACGCCCACCCGCGCTTCGGCGTGAGCACCGGGATCAGCGCCTTCGATCGCGCGACGACCATCCGATTGCTGGCCGACCGGGGTTCGCTTCCGGGCGACTTCATTCGGCCCGGCCACGTATTCCCGCTGCGAGCCGTGCCCGGTGGCGTTCTCAGGCGCGTCGGCCAGACCGAGGCCTCGGTGGACCTGGCCCGCCTGGCGGGGCTCGAGCCCGCCGGCGTGATCTGCGAAATCCTGAACGAGGACGGCACCATGGCGCGCCGTCCGCAACTGGAGGAGTTCGCCCAGCGCCACGAGATTCCGTTCATCACGGTGGCCACCATCGTGGCGTATCGTCTGCGCACCGAACGTCTGGTGCAGCGCGTAGCCGAGGCCGAGCTGCCCACGCCGTACGGGGACTTTCGGGTGATCGCCTACGAGAATCAGATCGATCACGGCGAGCACGTGGCGCTTGTGCGCGGCGACATCGAGGGCGCGCAGGACGTGCTGGTCCGGATGCACTCCGAGTGCCTGACCGGTGACGTCTTCCACTCGCGCCGCTGTGACTGCGGGGAGCAGCTGCGGGCCGCGCTGCGCAGGATCGATGAGCAGGGCGCGGGCGCCGTCGTCTACCTGCGGCAGGAGGGCAGGGGAATCGGCCTGGGTAACAAGATCCGCGCCTACTCGCTGCAGGATCAGGGCAGTGACACGGTGGAGGCCAACGAAGAGCTGGGATTCAAGGCGGACCTGCGGGACTACGGGATCGGCGCCCAGATCCTCCGTGACCTGGGCCTCAGCAGCATCCGCCTGCTGACCAACAACCCGCGCAAGATCGTCGGCCTGGACGGCTACGCGCTGGAAGTGACGGGGCGCGAGTCGCTCAGCGTGGAGCCCTCCGAGCACAACCGCAAATACCTGAACACCAAGATCGAGAAGCTGGGACACCTGCTGCGCGTTGGCGAGGGCTCGTAG
- a CDS encoding PTS system mannose/fructose/sorbose family transporter subunit IID, protein MSRVRARDHASMLVRLFGVQGSWNYETMVGAGMAVVLMPVLRRVYGPEGLDQAALRHAHFFNAHPYMAGVAAGALARMETDGVEPEVQERFKEAVRGALGALGDQVVWGGWRPFCVLLALAAALVGAPWWAVVGGFLVVYNVGHVGLRAWGLAVGLKEGTGVARRVRESGLTRAQGALARGATFLAGLVAPLAALAYGPGRDLPALLPAALLAAIAGAVLGVRVRAVAGLTLGLVVLVILLTGGSQ, encoded by the coding sequence GTGAGCAGGGTCCGAGCGCGCGACCACGCGAGCATGCTCGTGCGCCTGTTCGGGGTGCAGGGGTCGTGGAATTACGAAACCATGGTTGGGGCCGGGATGGCGGTCGTCCTGATGCCCGTGCTGCGGCGTGTATACGGCCCGGAGGGGCTGGATCAGGCGGCGTTGCGCCATGCCCACTTCTTCAACGCCCATCCGTACATGGCCGGGGTCGCCGCGGGCGCCCTGGCGCGCATGGAGACGGACGGCGTGGAGCCGGAAGTGCAGGAGCGCTTCAAGGAGGCCGTGCGCGGCGCGCTCGGCGCCCTCGGGGACCAGGTGGTGTGGGGCGGATGGCGCCCGTTCTGCGTGCTGCTCGCGCTCGCGGCGGCGCTGGTCGGTGCCCCCTGGTGGGCGGTCGTCGGAGGCTTTCTGGTGGTTTACAACGTCGGGCACGTCGGCCTGCGAGCCTGGGGCCTGGCGGTAGGGCTGAAGGAGGGCACGGGCGTCGCCCGCCGGGTGCGCGAGTCCGGGCTGACGCGGGCGCAGGGAGCCCTCGCGCGGGGCGCGACGTTCCTCGCGGGGCTGGTGGCCCCGCTCGCCGCGCTCGCGTATGGGCCCGGTCGCGATCTCCCGGCGCTGCTTCCAGCCGCGTTGCTGGCGGCCATTGCCGGTGCCGTGCTCGGGGTGCGGGTGCGCGCCGTCGCCGGACTCACCTTGGGGCTCGTCGTACTCGTGATTCTGCTCACCGGGGGAAGCCAGTGA
- a CDS encoding PTS sugar transporter subunit IIB codes for MPIVLYRVDERLIHGQVVLGWGSELEPTRYLVVDDDVAEATWEQELYELGLPNGISAEFHTIEEARGLLAGWREEEARSVLLTRLPAGMRALGEGELLRDVEVNVGGIHHAEGREMVLPYVFLGTRERADLRALVAGGAEVSAQDVPAARPISVERLLHG; via the coding sequence ATGCCGATCGTCCTGTATAGGGTCGACGAGCGTTTGATCCACGGCCAGGTTGTGCTCGGGTGGGGGAGCGAGCTCGAGCCGACTCGCTACCTGGTGGTCGACGACGACGTGGCGGAGGCGACCTGGGAGCAGGAATTGTACGAGCTGGGCCTGCCGAACGGAATCTCAGCGGAATTCCACACCATCGAAGAGGCGCGCGGGCTGCTTGCCGGGTGGCGCGAGGAGGAGGCTAGATCCGTGCTTCTGACCAGACTGCCGGCCGGCATGCGCGCTCTCGGTGAGGGAGAACTGCTACGGGACGTGGAGGTGAACGTCGGGGGAATCCACCACGCCGAAGGCCGAGAGATGGTGCTTCCGTACGTGTTCCTCGGCACCCGCGAGCGCGCCGACCTGCGCGCGCTGGTGGCCGGCGGCGCCGAGGTGAGCGCCCAGGACGTGCCGGCTGCCCGGCCCATATCGGTGGAGCGATTGCTACATGGATGA
- a CDS encoding HPr family phosphocarrier protein codes for MSDSGDNRRVVRIANRQGLHARPAAEFVRLAKTFTAEIFVTKEELEVNGKSILGLMMLAAEFGAELTIRADGPDAVAAIERLCLLIVDGFGEG; via the coding sequence GTGAGCGACTCGGGAGACAACCGGCGCGTCGTCAGGATCGCCAATCGGCAAGGACTTCACGCCCGCCCGGCGGCGGAATTCGTACGGCTGGCGAAGACCTTCACGGCCGAGATCTTCGTCACCAAGGAGGAGCTCGAAGTGAACGGGAAGAGCATCCTGGGGTTGATGATGCTGGCCGCCGAGTTCGGCGCCGAGCTTACCATTCGGGCGGACGGCCCGGACGCGGTGGCGGCGATCGAGCGGCTGTGTTTGCTGATCGTCGACGGATTCGGAGAGGGCTAG
- the purM gene encoding phosphoribosylformylglycinamidine cyclo-ligase — MPQAGEALTYRAAGVDRDAAGRAKDRIAALVESTRTAGVLSRAGSFGGVFAAPARAGRALVASADGVGTKLQVAILAQRHDTVGRDLVNHCADDILVEGARPLFFLDYIATGELHEGVVEDVVRGVAAGCRENGCALLGGETAEMPDFYAAGDYDLAGFIVGEAAARGRPGPDRVTTGDALIGVASDGFHTNGYSLLRKLLFGRLGLGVDDRFPDSDDSIADLLLRVHRSYVRSVLPLVDDCHALAHITGGGLLENLDRALPGDLEARVRVGSWPVPREFATVARLAGLDDDEMFRTFNMGVGLVLVVAGQDADGLVERLGAAGEAAWIIGAVGPGEGRVVLV, encoded by the coding sequence ATGCCGCAAGCCGGTGAGGCGCTGACCTATCGGGCCGCCGGCGTCGACCGCGACGCCGCCGGCAGAGCCAAGGACCGCATCGCGGCATTGGTGGAGAGCACGCGCACGGCCGGAGTGCTGTCCAGGGCCGGTTCGTTCGGGGGGGTGTTCGCGGCGCCGGCCCGAGCCGGGCGAGCGCTGGTCGCCAGCGCCGACGGGGTCGGTACCAAGTTGCAGGTGGCCATCCTCGCGCAGCGCCACGACACGGTGGGCCGGGACCTGGTCAACCACTGCGCCGACGACATCCTCGTCGAGGGAGCGCGCCCGCTGTTCTTCCTGGACTACATCGCCACCGGCGAGCTGCACGAGGGCGTGGTGGAGGACGTGGTCCGCGGGGTGGCGGCGGGGTGCCGCGAAAACGGCTGCGCGCTGCTGGGCGGCGAGACCGCCGAGATGCCGGATTTCTACGCCGCGGGCGACTACGACCTGGCGGGGTTCATCGTGGGCGAGGCGGCCGCCCGGGGCAGGCCCGGCCCGGACCGCGTGACCACGGGCGACGCGCTGATAGGCGTGGCGAGCGACGGTTTCCACACCAACGGCTACTCACTGCTTCGCAAGCTCCTGTTCGGCCGCCTGGGGCTCGGCGTGGATGACCGGTTTCCGGATTCCGACGACAGCATCGCCGACCTGCTGCTGCGCGTGCACCGAAGCTACGTGAGGTCCGTGCTGCCGCTCGTGGATGACTGCCACGCGCTCGCTCACATCACCGGCGGCGGCCTGCTCGAGAACCTGGACCGCGCGCTCCCCGGTGACCTCGAGGCCCGGGTTCGAGTGGGCTCGTGGCCGGTGCCACGGGAGTTCGCCACCGTCGCGCGCCTGGCCGGCCTGGACGACGACGAGATGTTCAGGACCTTCAACATGGGCGTCGGGCTGGTGCTGGTCGTGGCGGGCCAGGACGCCGATGGGTTGGTGGAGCGCCTGGGCGCGGCGGGCGAAGCCGCGTGGATCATCGGCGCTGTGGGCCCCGGAGAGGGCCGCGTCGTCCTCGTCTGA
- a CDS encoding PTS mannose transporter subunit IID codes for MSEAAPARGVVVGHGTLAQGLVDAVRQITGVDGDVVAAISNQGLGPDALRERIEAALGDGRAIVFVDLRTGSCGHAALRIARERPDTAVLYGVNLPQLLDFVTHRELPLAELVERALERGRSAICCDE; via the coding sequence ATGAGTGAGGCCGCGCCCGCCCGCGGTGTGGTCGTGGGTCACGGCACCCTGGCCCAGGGCCTGGTCGACGCCGTGCGGCAGATCACGGGGGTGGATGGAGACGTGGTCGCGGCGATCAGCAACCAGGGGTTGGGACCCGACGCGCTGCGCGAGCGCATCGAGGCGGCGCTGGGCGATGGGCGCGCCATCGTGTTCGTGGACCTGCGCACGGGAAGCTGCGGACACGCCGCGCTTCGGATCGCCCGCGAGCGGCCCGACACGGCGGTGCTGTACGGCGTGAACCTGCCCCAGTTGCTGGACTTCGTCACGCACCGCGAGTTGCCGCTCGCCGAGCTCGTCGAGCGCGCCCTGGAGCGGGGCCGGTCGGCGATCTGCTGCGACGAGTAG